A single genomic interval of Streptomyces sp. NBC_00663 harbors:
- a CDS encoding acetyl-CoA C-acetyltransferase, whose translation MSTEAYVYDAIRTPRGRGKANGALHGTKPIDLVIGLIHEIRDRFPGLDPAAIDDIVLGVVGPVGDQGSDIARIAAVAAGLPDTVAGVQENRFCASGLEAVNMAAMKVRSGWEDLVLAGGVESMSRVPMASDGGAWFNDPMTNLAVNFVPQGIGADLIATIEGFSRRDVDEYAALSQERAATAMKEGRFERSVVPVTDRSGLVVLDHDEFPRPGTTADSLAKLKPSFADIGDLGGFDAVALQKYHWVEKIDHVHHAGNSSGIVDGASLVAIGSKEVGERYGLTPRARIVSAAVSGSEPTIMLTGPAPATRKALAKAGLTIDDIDLVEINEAFAAVVLRFVRDMGLSLDKVNVNGGAIALGHPLGATGAMILGSLIDELERQDKRYGLATLCVGGGMGIATIVERI comes from the coding sequence GTGAGCACCGAAGCGTATGTGTACGACGCGATCCGCACCCCGCGCGGCCGTGGCAAGGCGAACGGCGCCCTGCACGGCACCAAGCCCATCGACCTGGTCATCGGACTCATCCACGAGATCCGCGACCGCTTCCCGGGCCTCGACCCGGCCGCGATCGACGACATCGTGCTCGGCGTGGTCGGCCCGGTCGGCGACCAGGGCTCCGACATCGCCCGCATCGCCGCCGTCGCGGCCGGACTGCCGGACACGGTCGCGGGCGTGCAGGAGAACCGCTTCTGTGCCTCGGGCCTGGAGGCCGTCAACATGGCCGCGATGAAGGTCCGTTCCGGCTGGGAGGACCTCGTTCTCGCGGGCGGCGTCGAGTCGATGTCCCGAGTGCCGATGGCCTCGGACGGCGGCGCCTGGTTCAACGACCCGATGACCAACCTCGCCGTGAACTTCGTGCCGCAGGGCATCGGCGCCGACCTCATCGCCACCATCGAGGGCTTCTCACGGCGGGACGTCGACGAGTACGCGGCGCTGTCGCAGGAGCGTGCGGCCACCGCCATGAAGGAGGGCCGCTTCGAGCGGTCCGTGGTCCCGGTCACGGACCGCAGCGGCCTCGTCGTCCTGGACCACGACGAGTTCCCGCGTCCCGGCACCACCGCCGACTCCCTCGCCAAGCTCAAGCCGTCCTTCGCGGACATCGGTGACCTCGGCGGCTTCGACGCGGTGGCCCTCCAGAAGTACCACTGGGTCGAGAAGATCGACCACGTCCACCACGCGGGCAACTCCTCCGGCATCGTCGACGGCGCCTCCCTGGTCGCCATCGGCTCGAAGGAGGTCGGCGAGCGCTACGGCCTCACCCCGCGCGCGCGGATCGTCTCCGCGGCCGTCTCCGGCTCCGAGCCCACCATCATGCTCACCGGCCCCGCCCCCGCGACCCGCAAGGCCCTCGCCAAGGCCGGGCTGACCATCGACGACATCGACCTCGTCGAGATCAACGAGGCCTTCGCGGCGGTCGTCCTGCGCTTCGTGCGGGACATGGGCCTGTCCCTGGACAAGGTCAACGTCAACGGCGGCGCCATCGCGCTCGGCCACCCCCTGGGCGCCACCGGCGCCATGATCCTCGGCTCGCTGATCGACGAACTCGAGCGCCAGGACAAGCGGTACGGCCTCGCCACGCTCTGCGTGGGCGGTGGCATGGGCATCGCCACCATCGTCGAGCGCATCTGA
- a CDS encoding amino acid permease codes for MSKDAVDTATATEVARTPADAGDAGYSKDLKARHVNMIAIGGAIGTGLFLGAGGRLHNAGPALAIAYLVCGIFAFFVVRALGELVLYRPSSGSFVSYAREFLGEKGAYVAGWMYFLNWSTTGIADITAIALYTHYWSLFTDIPQWTLALVALAVVLAVNLISVKIFGEMEFWFAIIKVATLVGFMLVGIFLLATQHQVGGTTPGPSVITDNGGVLPHGLMPVVLVMQGVIFAYAALELVGVAAGETAEPEKVVPRAVNSIMWRVGLFYVGSVVLLALLLPGSVYSADESPFVTVLSKIGVEGAGDVMNLVVLTAAMSSLNSGLYSTGRILRSMATAGSAPRFTARMNRSQVPYGGILLTCAVCVLGVGLNYLMPSQAFEIVLNVASLGIISTWVIIMVCHLIFVRRARAGLVTRPAFRLPFSPVTEIATIVFLLACLGMMANDPEVGRKTLLLIPVIAAMLVAGWYAVRNRVARTADRELTDLTK; via the coding sequence GTGAGCAAGGACGCCGTGGACACGGCAACAGCCACCGAGGTGGCCCGGACGCCCGCGGACGCGGGTGACGCCGGCTACAGCAAGGACCTCAAGGCCCGCCACGTCAACATGATCGCCATCGGCGGCGCGATCGGCACCGGTCTCTTCCTCGGCGCCGGAGGACGCCTCCACAACGCCGGCCCGGCGCTCGCGATCGCCTACCTGGTGTGCGGGATCTTCGCCTTCTTCGTCGTCCGGGCCCTCGGCGAGCTCGTCCTCTACCGCCCGTCCTCCGGTTCCTTCGTGTCGTACGCGCGCGAGTTCCTCGGCGAGAAGGGCGCGTACGTCGCCGGCTGGATGTACTTCCTGAACTGGTCGACGACCGGGATCGCCGACATCACCGCGATCGCGCTCTACACGCACTACTGGAGCCTGTTCACCGACATCCCGCAGTGGACGCTGGCGCTCGTCGCGCTCGCCGTCGTCCTCGCCGTGAACCTGATCTCGGTGAAGATCTTCGGCGAGATGGAGTTCTGGTTCGCCATCATCAAGGTCGCCACCCTGGTCGGCTTCATGCTCGTCGGCATCTTCCTGCTGGCCACCCAGCACCAGGTGGGCGGTACGACCCCCGGCCCGAGCGTCATCACCGACAACGGTGGCGTCCTCCCGCACGGCCTGATGCCCGTCGTCCTCGTCATGCAGGGCGTGATCTTCGCTTACGCGGCCCTGGAACTGGTCGGCGTCGCCGCGGGCGAGACCGCCGAGCCGGAGAAGGTCGTCCCGCGCGCGGTGAACTCGATCATGTGGCGGGTGGGCCTGTTCTACGTCGGCTCGGTCGTCCTTCTCGCCCTTCTGCTCCCCGGCTCGGTCTACTCGGCCGACGAGAGCCCCTTCGTCACGGTCCTGTCGAAGATCGGCGTCGAGGGCGCCGGCGACGTGATGAACCTGGTGGTCCTGACGGCGGCGATGTCGTCCCTCAACTCCGGCCTGTACTCAACGGGCCGCATCCTGCGCTCCATGGCGACGGCCGGCTCGGCTCCGAGGTTCACCGCCCGCATGAACCGCAGCCAGGTCCCCTACGGCGGCATCCTGCTCACCTGCGCGGTCTGTGTGCTCGGCGTCGGCCTCAACTACCTCATGCCGAGCCAGGCCTTCGAGATCGTGCTGAACGTCGCCTCCCTCGGCATCATCAGCACCTGGGTGATCATCATGGTCTGCCATCTGATCTTCGTCCGCCGCGCGCGGGCCGGTCTGGTCACCCGCCCCGCCTTCCGCCTCCCGTTCAGCCCGGTCACGGAGATCGCCACGATCGTCTTCCTGCTGGCCTGCCTCGGCATGATGGCGAACGACCCCGAGGTCGGCCGCAAGACCCTGCTGCTGATCCCGGTGATCGCGGCGATGCTGGTCGCCGGCTGGTACGCGGTCCGGAACCGGGTGGCGAGGACAGCGGACCGGGAGCTGACCGACCTCACGAAGTAA
- a CDS encoding 3-hydroxyacyl-CoA dehydrogenase NAD-binding domain-containing protein, with protein sequence MSTQSTTIRWEQDRDGVVTLVLDDPDQSANTMNQAFRDSLAYITDRLEAEKDSIRGIIFTSAKKTFFAGGDLRDLIRVTPETAQDLFDGGLAIKRNLRRIETLGKPVVAAMNGAALGGGYEIALACHHRVALDAPGSKIGCPEVTLGLLPGGGGVARTVRLLGITDALLKVLLQGTQYSPRRALDNGLVHEVAATQEEMLAKARAFIEANPESQQPWDKPGYRIPGGTPANPKFAANLPAFPANLRKQTNGAPYPAPRNILAAAVEGAQVDFETAQVIEARYFVELAAGQISKNMIQAFFFDLQAVNSGANRPKGIAPRKVTKVAVLGAGMMGAGIAYSCARAGIDVVLKDVSAEAAAKGKAYSEKLCAKAVGRGRTTQDKADALLARITPTADPQDVAGCDAVIEAVFENPELKHKVFQEIQHIVEPDALLCSNTSTLPITALAEGVERQTDFIGLHFFSPVDKMPLVEIIKGERTGEEALARAFDLVRQIQKTPIVVNDSRGFFTSRVIGHFINEGVAMVGEGIEPASVEQAAAQAGYPAKVLSLMDELTLTLPRKIRNESKRAVEEAGGTWPTHPAEAVIDRMVDEFDRPGRSGGAGFYDYDDSGKRAGLWPGLREHFTREGAEIPFEDMQERMLFSEALDTVKLLEEGVLTSVADANIGSILGIGFPGWTGGVLQYINGYEGGLPGFVARARELAERYGDRFTPPALLVEKAEKGERFADA encoded by the coding sequence ATGAGCACTCAGTCCACGACCATCCGCTGGGAGCAGGACCGCGACGGCGTCGTCACGCTCGTCCTCGACGACCCCGACCAGTCCGCGAACACCATGAACCAGGCGTTCCGCGACTCCCTCGCGTACATCACCGACCGCCTGGAGGCCGAGAAGGACTCCATCCGCGGCATCATCTTCACCTCCGCCAAGAAGACGTTCTTCGCCGGCGGCGACCTGCGCGACCTCATCCGGGTCACCCCGGAGACCGCCCAGGACCTCTTCGACGGCGGCCTGGCCATCAAGCGGAACCTGCGCCGCATCGAGACCCTCGGCAAGCCGGTGGTCGCCGCGATGAACGGCGCCGCCCTCGGCGGCGGCTACGAGATCGCCCTCGCCTGCCACCACCGCGTCGCCCTCGACGCGCCGGGCTCCAAGATCGGCTGCCCCGAGGTCACCCTCGGTCTCCTCCCGGGCGGCGGCGGTGTGGCCCGCACGGTCCGCCTCCTCGGCATCACCGACGCCCTGCTGAAGGTGCTGCTCCAGGGCACCCAGTACAGCCCGCGGCGCGCCCTGGACAACGGCCTGGTCCACGAGGTGGCCGCCACCCAGGAGGAGATGCTCGCCAAGGCACGCGCGTTCATCGAGGCCAACCCCGAGTCGCAGCAGCCCTGGGACAAGCCGGGCTACCGCATCCCCGGCGGCACCCCCGCCAACCCCAAGTTCGCGGCCAACCTGCCCGCGTTCCCGGCCAACCTGCGCAAGCAGACCAACGGCGCCCCCTACCCGGCGCCGCGCAACATCCTCGCCGCCGCGGTCGAGGGCGCCCAGGTCGACTTCGAGACGGCTCAGGTCATCGAGGCGCGCTACTTCGTCGAACTGGCCGCGGGCCAGATCTCGAAGAACATGATCCAGGCGTTCTTCTTCGACCTCCAGGCCGTCAACTCCGGCGCCAACCGCCCCAAGGGCATCGCACCGCGCAAGGTCACCAAGGTCGCCGTTCTCGGCGCCGGGATGATGGGCGCGGGCATCGCCTACTCGTGCGCCCGCGCGGGCATCGACGTCGTCCTCAAGGACGTGTCGGCGGAGGCCGCGGCCAAGGGCAAGGCCTACTCCGAGAAGCTCTGCGCGAAGGCGGTCGGCAGGGGCCGTACGACCCAGGACAAGGCCGACGCGCTGCTGGCGCGCATCACCCCCACGGCCGACCCGCAGGACGTGGCCGGCTGCGACGCGGTGATCGAGGCCGTTTTCGAGAACCCCGAGCTCAAGCACAAGGTGTTCCAGGAGATCCAGCACATCGTCGAGCCCGACGCGCTGCTGTGCTCCAACACCTCGACCCTCCCGATCACGGCCCTGGCCGAGGGCGTGGAGCGCCAGACCGACTTCATCGGGCTGCACTTCTTCTCGCCCGTCGACAAGATGCCGCTCGTCGAGATCATCAAGGGCGAGCGGACGGGGGAGGAGGCGCTGGCCCGCGCCTTCGACCTGGTCCGGCAGATCCAGAAGACGCCGATCGTGGTGAACGACTCGCGCGGCTTCTTCACCTCCCGGGTCATCGGCCACTTCATCAACGAGGGCGTCGCCATGGTCGGCGAGGGCATCGAGCCCGCCTCGGTCGAACAGGCCGCGGCACAGGCGGGCTACCCCGCCAAGGTCCTCTCCCTGATGGACGAGCTGACGCTCACCCTCCCGCGCAAGATCCGCAACGAGTCCAAGCGGGCCGTCGAGGAAGCGGGCGGCACCTGGCCGACGCACCCCGCCGAGGCCGTCATCGACCGTATGGTCGACGAGTTCGACCGCCCGGGACGCAGCGGCGGCGCGGGCTTCTACGACTACGACGACAGCGGCAAGCGCGCCGGACTGTGGCCGGGGCTGCGCGAGCACTTCACCCGCGAAGGCGCGGAGATCCCCTTCGAGGACATGCAGGAACGCATGCTCTTCTCCGAGGCCCTCGACACGGTGAAGCTCCTGGAGGAGGGCGTCCTGACGTCCGTCGCCGACGCCAACATCGGCTCCATCCTCGGCATCGGCTTCCCGGGGTGGACCGGCGGAGTCCTTCAGTACATCAACGGTTACGAGGGCGGCCTTCCCGGCTTCGTGGCCCGCGCCCGTGAACTCGCCGAACGCTACGGAGACCGCTTCACACCGCCGGCGCTGCTGGTGGAGAAGGCGGAGAAGGGGGAGCGGTTCGCGGACGCGTGA
- a CDS encoding macro domain-containing protein, with protein sequence MSEITYVRGDATVPSVKGVKVIAHVCNDIGGWGKGFVLALSRRWPEPEAAYRAWHRGRAANDFGLGAAQFIQVEPYVWVANLVGQRGIRTGSKGVPVRYEAIDTALGRLAGKAAELGASVHMPRIGCGLAGGKWSRVEPLIAERLVRRGIAVTVYDHGD encoded by the coding sequence ATGTCGGAGATCACTTACGTCCGGGGTGACGCCACCGTTCCGTCGGTGAAGGGCGTCAAGGTGATCGCCCATGTCTGCAACGACATCGGGGGATGGGGAAAGGGCTTCGTGCTCGCCCTCTCGCGCCGCTGGCCCGAGCCGGAGGCGGCGTACCGCGCCTGGCACCGGGGCAGGGCGGCGAACGACTTCGGGCTGGGCGCGGCCCAGTTCATCCAGGTCGAGCCGTATGTGTGGGTGGCCAACCTGGTCGGCCAGCGCGGCATCCGCACGGGCAGCAAGGGCGTCCCCGTCCGGTACGAGGCGATCGACACGGCGCTGGGTCGGCTCGCCGGCAAGGCCGCGGAACTCGGCGCCTCGGTCCACATGCCCCGGATCGGGTGCGGGTTGGCCGGAGGCAAGTGGTCCCGCGTCGAACCGCTGATCGCCGAGCGGCTCGTACGACGGGGGATCGCCGTCACGGTCTACGACCACGGCGACTGA
- a CDS encoding arginase family protein, whose protein sequence is MRDVAIIEAPSVLGLRPTGVEELPRALLDAGLADGLGAVRVGTVEPGPYDPERDPETGVLNPAGIAEHSLRLADAVGEALDAGRFPLVLGGDCTILLGNLLTLRRRGRHGLLFLDGHTDFYLPETEPAGEAASMELALATGRGPAALADLDGLGPLVRDEDVVALGFRDQAEAAVFGMEPLPEGLHALDLDRVRELGADEAARHAVRLLTDGAAEAGTDGSGGFWVHLDVDVLDDAVMPAVDYRLDGGLSWEELETVLRTALSGAGAVGLDVTIFNPRLDPDGSAAARLTECLLRAFAAQG, encoded by the coding sequence GTGCGGGACGTCGCGATCATCGAGGCACCGTCCGTGCTGGGGCTGCGGCCGACCGGCGTCGAGGAGCTGCCCCGGGCGCTGCTCGACGCGGGTCTGGCCGACGGTCTGGGCGCGGTGCGGGTGGGCACGGTCGAGCCGGGCCCGTACGACCCGGAACGGGACCCGGAGACCGGGGTGCTCAATCCGGCCGGGATCGCCGAGCACTCCCTACGGCTGGCCGACGCGGTGGGCGAGGCCCTCGACGCCGGGCGGTTCCCGCTGGTGCTGGGCGGCGACTGCACCATCCTGCTCGGCAATCTGCTCACCCTGCGCCGCCGGGGGCGCCATGGGCTGCTGTTTCTCGACGGCCACACCGACTTCTATCTGCCGGAGACGGAGCCGGCCGGCGAGGCGGCCTCGATGGAGCTGGCCCTGGCCACCGGTCGGGGGCCCGCCGCCCTCGCCGATCTGGACGGACTCGGGCCGCTGGTGCGGGACGAGGACGTCGTCGCCCTCGGCTTCCGGGACCAGGCGGAGGCGGCCGTGTTCGGGATGGAGCCGCTGCCGGAGGGACTGCACGCGCTGGACCTCGACCGGGTGCGGGAGCTGGGGGCGGACGAGGCGGCGCGGCACGCGGTGCGGCTGCTGACGGACGGGGCCGCCGAGGCCGGGACCGACGGATCGGGTGGGTTCTGGGTGCATCTCGACGTCGATGTGCTGGACGACGCGGTCATGCCCGCCGTCGACTACCGGCTGGACGGCGGGCTGAGCTGGGAGGAGCTGGAGACCGTCCTGCGCACGGCGCTGTCCGGCGCCGGGGCGGTGGGACTGGACGTCACGATCTTCAACCCGCGCCTCGATCCGGACGGGAGCGCGGCGGCCAGGCTCACGGAGTGCCTGCTACGGGCGTTCGCGGCACAGGGCTGA
- a CDS encoding MerR family transcriptional regulator, producing MTTDTADTADTEKPTLTVDELAARAGVTVRTVRFYSTKGLLPPPVIGPRRVGHYGRDHLARLELIEELQHQGMTLAAIERYLRQLPPDLSAHDLAIHRAVVASWAPDTTETADRRELERRAGRPLADEDVERLAAMGVVQLDGEDFRFDSGLLRLGVRLLDVPLSQESILAARNVLVEHARVAAHELAELFRGEVSERDTEDVRSLSAHMHPIVVQALLTTFQRSLKEELSEWVTASEAGGAS from the coding sequence ATGACGACCGACACCGCCGACACCGCCGACACCGAGAAGCCGACCCTCACCGTCGATGAACTGGCCGCTCGGGCGGGCGTCACCGTGCGCACGGTCCGCTTCTACAGCACCAAGGGCCTGCTGCCGCCGCCGGTGATCGGTCCGCGCCGGGTGGGGCACTACGGCAGGGACCACCTGGCGCGCCTGGAACTCATCGAGGAGCTCCAGCACCAGGGGATGACGCTGGCCGCGATCGAGCGGTATCTGCGGCAGCTGCCGCCCGACCTGAGCGCGCACGATCTCGCGATCCACCGCGCGGTCGTCGCCTCGTGGGCGCCGGACACCACGGAGACGGCCGACCGGCGGGAGCTGGAGCGGCGGGCGGGGCGGCCGCTGGCCGACGAGGACGTCGAGCGGCTCGCGGCGATGGGCGTCGTCCAGCTGGACGGGGAGGACTTCCGCTTCGACTCGGGGCTGCTGCGGCTCGGCGTCCGCCTCCTCGACGTACCGCTGTCCCAGGAGTCGATCCTGGCCGCGCGGAACGTGCTCGTGGAGCACGCGCGCGTGGCGGCGCACGAGCTGGCGGAGCTGTTCCGCGGCGAGGTGTCCGAGCGGGACACCGAGGACGTGCGGTCGCTGTCGGCCCATATGCACCCGATCGTGGTGCAGGCCCTGCTGACGACGTTCCAGCGGTCGCTGAAGGAGGAGCTCAGTGAGTGGGTGACCGCGTCAGAGGCAGGCGGAGCCTCCTGA
- a CDS encoding M1 family metallopeptidase, which produces MHRRIIAPGALAAASVLLAIPASAASYSPGAPGIGDPYYPAYGNGGYDVSHYDLRLKYQPATDELEGTATLLARTTQDLSRFNLDFLLDVSEVRVNGAKASFTTSGEHELEITPKSPLAKGTSVTVVVRYSGVPSSKQAYGFTSWHRTPDGGVGANEPESAWWWFPSNDHPLDKATYDVSVLVPDGSQAISNGTLQSTSSRLGWTRYNWRSDKPQATYLATLAVGKFDITTGTTESGIPVVNAYSKDLGANDGAARASIERTGEVADWLSGYFGPYPYNALGGYVPNTTTGYALETQTRPYYSPRQFANGSNVSVVVHELAHQWYGDLVSVSGWKDIWINEGFARYAQWLWSEHEDEGTAQELADYVYASHPADDPFWTVKPGDPGPENQFDIAVYDRGALALQALRNEIGDDAFFAVLKGWPQKHAYGNASVADFRTYAEEVSGQSLSPLFDTWLFQPTKPAAPAARTASIAGASAAPLQPRSWKKIAATNDAHEH; this is translated from the coding sequence GTGCACCGCAGAATCATCGCGCCGGGCGCACTCGCCGCCGCGTCCGTCCTGCTGGCGATCCCGGCATCGGCCGCGAGCTACTCCCCTGGCGCCCCGGGCATCGGCGACCCCTACTACCCGGCCTACGGCAACGGCGGATACGACGTCTCCCACTACGACCTGCGGCTGAAGTACCAGCCGGCGACGGACGAGCTGGAGGGCACGGCGACCCTTCTGGCCCGCACCACACAGGACCTGTCCCGCTTCAACCTGGACTTCCTGCTGGACGTCTCCGAGGTGCGGGTCAACGGCGCGAAGGCGTCGTTCACCACCTCCGGCGAGCACGAGCTGGAGATCACCCCGAAGTCGCCGCTGGCGAAGGGCACTTCGGTGACCGTCGTCGTGCGGTACAGCGGAGTGCCGTCGTCGAAGCAGGCGTACGGCTTCACCAGTTGGCACCGCACTCCGGACGGCGGGGTCGGCGCGAACGAGCCCGAGTCGGCCTGGTGGTGGTTCCCGAGCAACGACCACCCGCTCGACAAAGCGACCTATGACGTGTCCGTCCTGGTACCGGACGGCAGCCAGGCCATCTCCAACGGCACGCTCCAGTCGACGAGTTCACGCCTGGGCTGGACCCGTTACAACTGGCGGTCCGACAAGCCCCAGGCCACCTATCTCGCGACGCTGGCCGTCGGGAAGTTCGACATCACCACGGGGACGACCGAGAGCGGCATTCCGGTCGTCAACGCCTACAGCAAGGACCTCGGCGCCAACGACGGTGCCGCGCGGGCCAGCATCGAGCGGACCGGTGAGGTCGCCGACTGGCTGAGCGGGTACTTCGGGCCGTATCCGTACAACGCCCTCGGCGGGTACGTGCCGAACACCACCACCGGATACGCGCTGGAGACGCAGACCCGGCCGTACTACAGCCCGCGGCAGTTCGCCAACGGCTCCAACGTGTCCGTGGTCGTGCACGAGCTGGCCCACCAGTGGTACGGCGACCTGGTGTCGGTGTCCGGCTGGAAGGACATCTGGATCAACGAGGGCTTCGCGCGGTACGCGCAGTGGCTGTGGTCCGAGCACGAGGACGAGGGGACGGCTCAGGAGCTCGCCGACTACGTGTACGCCTCGCACCCGGCCGACGACCCGTTCTGGACGGTGAAGCCCGGTGACCCGGGTCCGGAGAACCAGTTCGACATCGCCGTCTACGACCGGGGCGCGCTGGCCCTCCAGGCGCTGCGGAACGAGATCGGCGACGACGCGTTCTTCGCGGTCCTGAAGGGCTGGCCGCAGAAGCACGCGTACGGAAACGCGTCCGTCGCCGACTTCCGGACGTACGCGGAGGAGGTGTCCGGGCAGTCGCTGTCGCCGCTGTTCGACACCTGGCTGTTCCAGCCGACGAAACCGGCCGCCCCGGCGGCACGGACCGCCTCGATCGCGGGGGCTTCGGCCGCACCGTTGCAGCCGAGGTCGTGGAAGAAGATCGCGGCGACGAACGACGCGCACGAGCACTGA
- a CDS encoding thiamine pyrophosphate-binding protein has translation MAARPALAFLDILRGEGVDRIFGNPGTTELPFLAALSETEGAPEYVLGVHEGAVVAMADGYARATGRPAFVSLHVAAGLANGLIGLLNTRRSRTPLVVTAGQQDRRHLQQDPMLSGDLVALATPAVKAAYDVQHARDLPLALRRAFALAVRPPAGPVFLSIPMDVLAEDTQVEVPARTPTPPPGPAPGIERAAVLLGDGVRPAIVAGDGVGREDAVGALVRVAEACGATVHHQPMADCLNFPTTHPLYAGMLPPRHDAIRAALEPHDVVLIAGAHAFTPHHYTPGPALPPGLTVVQLDSDPDEIGRNFPADAGLVGSLAPSLHRLADLLRDRVPDHTAKSRILRAGEQHTADRDRVESAARAAYSPAPLAPWAAAHAVARGLPPDTAVVEEAITVGLLLRRLLRLERPGSYTHTVGGGLGWGIGAAVGRALAEPGRPVVAVLGDGSTLFGLQGLWSAARQQAPVLFVVMSNGVYRTLQDTYTAMGGKGVCPGTELGALDFTRAAAFFGVDAVRAESAEHLRELVAGAAHLTGPLLVDVPLRE, from the coding sequence ATGGCAGCCCGCCCCGCCCTCGCCTTCCTGGACATCCTCCGCGGCGAGGGCGTGGACCGGATCTTCGGCAACCCCGGTACCACCGAACTCCCGTTCCTGGCCGCCCTGTCGGAGACCGAGGGCGCCCCCGAGTACGTCCTCGGCGTGCACGAGGGCGCCGTCGTCGCCATGGCCGACGGCTACGCCCGCGCCACCGGCAGGCCCGCCTTCGTCAGCCTGCATGTCGCCGCCGGCCTCGCCAACGGCCTCATCGGCCTCCTCAACACCCGCCGCTCCCGCACCCCGCTCGTCGTCACCGCGGGCCAGCAGGACCGCCGCCACCTCCAGCAGGACCCGATGCTCTCCGGCGACCTCGTCGCCCTCGCGACCCCCGCGGTGAAAGCGGCCTACGACGTCCAGCACGCCCGCGACCTCCCGCTGGCGCTCCGCCGCGCCTTCGCCCTCGCCGTACGCCCGCCCGCGGGGCCGGTGTTCCTGTCCATCCCCATGGACGTGCTGGCGGAGGACACACAAGTCGAGGTCCCCGCCCGCACCCCGACCCCACCGCCCGGCCCGGCCCCGGGCATCGAACGCGCGGCCGTCCTGCTCGGCGACGGCGTTCGCCCCGCGATCGTCGCCGGGGACGGCGTCGGCCGGGAGGACGCCGTCGGGGCGCTGGTCCGGGTGGCGGAGGCCTGCGGGGCGACCGTGCACCACCAGCCCATGGCCGACTGTCTGAACTTCCCGACCACGCACCCCCTGTACGCCGGGATGCTGCCGCCCCGCCACGACGCCATCCGTGCCGCACTCGAACCCCACGACGTGGTGCTGATCGCCGGAGCCCACGCCTTCACCCCCCACCACTACACCCCGGGCCCCGCCCTGCCGCCCGGCCTCACCGTCGTCCAGCTCGACTCCGACCCGGACGAGATCGGCCGCAACTTCCCCGCCGACGCCGGCCTGGTCGGCTCCCTCGCCCCGTCCCTGCACCGCCTCGCCGACCTGCTGCGCGACCGCGTACCTGACCACACCGCGAAGAGCCGCATCCTGCGGGCCGGCGAACAGCACACCGCCGACCGCGACCGCGTCGAGTCCGCGGCCCGCGCCGCCTATTCACCGGCCCCCCTCGCCCCCTGGGCCGCCGCCCACGCCGTCGCCCGGGGTCTGCCGCCCGATACCGCCGTCGTCGAAGAGGCCATCACCGTGGGCCTGTTGCTCCGGCGTCTCCTACGACTCGAACGCCCCGGCAGTTACACCCACACCGTCGGCGGCGGACTCGGCTGGGGCATCGGCGCCGCCGTCGGCCGCGCGCTCGCCGAGCCCGGCCGGCCGGTGGTGGCCGTACTCGGCGACGGCAGCACTCTGTTCGGGCTCCAGGGACTGTGGAGCGCCGCACGTCAGCAGGCCCCCGTCCTGTTCGTGGTGATGAGCAACGGCGTCTACCGCACCCTCCAGGACACCTACACGGCCATGGGCGGCAAGGGCGTCTGTCCCGGAACGGAGCTGGGCGCCCTGGACTTCACCCGGGCAGCCGCCTTCTTCGGCGTGGACGCCGTCAGGGCCGAGAGCGCCGAACATCTGCGGGAACTGGTGGCGGGGGCCGCGCATCTGACGGGGCCGCTCCTGGTCGACGTACCCCTGCGCGAATGA